Proteins encoded by one window of Clostridium perfringens:
- a CDS encoding amino acid ABC transporter ATP-binding protein — MIKVKNLKKSYKNLEVLKDVNIEVKQGEVVVIIGPSGSGKSTFLRCLNYLESPDKGEIQVGHVKVNAEKISKKEINDLRKQSAMVFQHYNLFNNKTVLQNVTEALIVVEKMDKKKAEEIALENLKKVGMVDKKDNYPNTLSGGQKQRVSIARAMAINPNVTLFDEPTSALDPELVAEVLAVIKDLAKEHKTMIIVTHEMSFARDVADRVVFMDGGIVLEEGTPEEIFKNPKNERTKQFLERFIVN; from the coding sequence ATGATAAAGGTTAAAAATCTTAAAAAGAGTTATAAAAATTTAGAAGTTTTAAAAGATGTTAACATAGAAGTTAAACAGGGTGAGGTAGTTGTTATAATAGGACCTTCAGGTTCAGGTAAGTCAACTTTCCTAAGATGTTTAAATTATTTAGAATCACCAGATAAGGGAGAAATCCAAGTTGGTCATGTGAAAGTAAATGCTGAAAAAATAAGTAAAAAAGAAATTAATGACTTAAGAAAACAATCAGCAATGGTATTTCAGCATTATAATTTATTCAATAACAAAACAGTTCTACAAAATGTTACGGAAGCATTGATTGTAGTAGAAAAAATGGATAAGAAAAAGGCTGAGGAAATTGCCTTAGAAAATTTAAAGAAGGTAGGTATGGTTGATAAAAAGGATAATTATCCAAATACCTTATCAGGAGGACAAAAACAAAGGGTTAGTATAGCGAGAGCTATGGCTATAAATCCCAATGTTACCCTTTTTGATGAACCTACATCAGCCTTAGATCCAGAATTGGTAGCAGAAGTATTAGCTGTTATAAAAGATTTGGCTAAGGAACATAAAACAATGATAATAGTTACCCATGAAATGAGTTTTGCAAGGGATGTAGCAGATAGAGTTGTATTTATGGATGGAGGAATAGTTTTAGAGGAAGGTACTCCAGAGGAAATTTTTAAAAATCCTAAAAATGAAAGAACAAAACAGTTTCTTGAAAGATTTATAGTTAATTAA
- a CDS encoding PadR family transcriptional regulator, which produces MQEKVLRKLFLGFIHIHILHHAKVEPFFGSKMIEELREHGYSMSPGTLYPILHNMERDGLLLRKDRLIDGKIRKYYSITSEGNEILEEAKSKAFELFKEIK; this is translated from the coding sequence ATGCAAGAAAAAGTTTTAAGAAAATTATTTTTAGGTTTTATACATATCCATATATTACACCATGCAAAAGTTGAACCTTTTTTCGGATCAAAAATGATTGAAGAACTTAGGGAACATGGATACTCTATGAGTCCAGGAACTTTATATCCAATACTTCATAATATGGAGAGAGATGGTTTACTACTAAGAAAAGATAGATTAATAGATGGTAAGATAAGAAAATATTATAGTATTACATCAGAAGGTAATGAGATATTAGAAGAAGCTAAAAGTAAAGCATTTGAATTATTTAAAGAAATAAAATAA
- a CDS encoding lipid II:glycine glycyltransferase FemX produces the protein MYKFVEINSSEIDKFNESDRKGHIFQTSYWAELKKDWKKKFIAGYDNDNNMVITATILLRKAPYINKYMGYIPRSFTCDYNNKKLLIEFTEYLREFAKKNNISFITIDPDIHLKENEEALSEGTEIKNFLKSLGYKNTDSKNFEAIQPNFVFRLPLPTEGNKMDIKKAVFKKFSSKTRYNIKVAEERGLSVEVYDKETLNEDVLDRFHEIMVTTGKRDNFLVRHREYFKDMIDYLYPHCRLYMVKYSYENDFNRLSEKLNKQEEAKTKAINKIEELKVKLDAETDEDKKSRIEKKLNDQDKRLKEAERQIEGFKKKISDIEPFKGQEIYLSGSIYLYYGNKAWYLYGASENILRDTMPNFAMQWSMICDSIDLGCDVYDFRGVSGDLNPENPLYGLYKFKKGFNGNFVEFIGEFDIVIDNGIYTLYKKAFPQFKKIRNAIMNKKQ, from the coding sequence TTGTATAAATTTGTAGAAATAAATTCATCAGAAATTGATAAATTTAATGAATCTGATAGAAAGGGTCACATATTCCAAACATCTTATTGGGCTGAATTAAAAAAAGATTGGAAGAAGAAATTTATAGCAGGATATGATAATGATAATAATATGGTTATCACAGCTACTATACTTTTAAGAAAAGCACCATACATAAATAAATATATGGGATATATTCCAAGAAGTTTTACATGTGACTACAACAATAAAAAATTACTAATAGAATTTACTGAATATCTAAGAGAGTTTGCTAAAAAGAATAATATAAGCTTTATAACAATAGATCCAGATATCCATTTAAAAGAAAATGAAGAGGCTCTTTCAGAAGGTACTGAAATAAAGAACTTCCTTAAGAGTTTAGGTTACAAAAACACAGATAGTAAAAACTTTGAAGCTATACAACCAAACTTTGTATTTAGACTTCCACTTCCAACTGAAGGGAATAAAATGGATATTAAGAAGGCTGTATTTAAAAAATTCTCTAGTAAAACTAGATATAATATAAAAGTTGCTGAGGAAAGAGGATTATCAGTTGAAGTTTATGATAAAGAAACTTTAAATGAAGATGTATTAGACAGATTCCATGAAATCATGGTTACAACTGGTAAGAGAGATAACTTCTTAGTAAGACATAGAGAATATTTTAAGGACATGATAGATTACTTATATCCACATTGTAGATTATACATGGTTAAGTATAGCTACGAAAATGACTTCAACAGATTATCAGAAAAATTAAACAAGCAAGAAGAGGCTAAAACTAAGGCTATTAACAAAATAGAAGAACTTAAAGTAAAGCTTGATGCTGAAACTGATGAAGATAAGAAATCAAGAATTGAAAAGAAATTAAATGACCAAGATAAGAGACTTAAAGAAGCTGAAAGACAAATAGAAGGCTTTAAAAAGAAAATATCTGATATAGAACCTTTCAAAGGGCAAGAAATATATCTTTCAGGATCAATATACTTATACTACGGAAACAAAGCATGGTATCTTTACGGAGCTTCAGAAAATATATTAAGAGATACAATGCCTAACTTTGCTATGCAATGGTCAATGATTTGTGACTCTATTGATCTAGGTTGTGATGTATATGACTTTAGAGGTGTTTCTGGAGACTTAAATCCTGAAAATCCATTATATGGACTTTATAAATTCAAAAAAGGATTTAACGGAAACTTCGTAGAATTTATAGGAGAGTTTGATATTGTTATTGATAATGGAATATACACACTTTATAAAAAAGCTTTCCCACAATTCAAAAAAATAAGAAATGCTATAATGAATAAGAAACAATAA
- a CDS encoding DUF624 domain-containing protein, producing the protein MSEFFNLEKLLTFFNYIFWFFMLNIFFSILNIPVILFFLFVGLSNITTYLPLFLVSLIPFGASFTALLYCMRKLVKYKDLDLFSDFLKGLKYNWKQSTLMWCGELFLIFLLSFNLRIFSTVYYSLPLTCVFIVSMVLTLLTTTYIFVLISRFSMSSMDILRASVILTFTKPVVSIGNIVIFLFSLMLFEISPGTTVIFMASIVSYLIMFLNKNLLESLETKSSQA; encoded by the coding sequence ATGAGTGAATTTTTTAATCTTGAAAAACTACTTACTTTTTTTAATTATATCTTTTGGTTTTTTATGCTTAATATATTTTTCTCTATATTAAATATACCTGTAATCTTGTTCTTCTTATTTGTAGGACTTAGTAATATAACAACATATTTACCTTTATTTTTAGTTTCTCTAATTCCTTTTGGAGCAAGTTTTACAGCACTGCTTTACTGCATGAGAAAATTAGTGAAATACAAAGATTTAGATTTATTTAGTGACTTTCTTAAGGGTTTAAAATATAATTGGAAACAATCTACCTTAATGTGGTGTGGAGAATTATTTTTAATATTCCTTTTAAGCTTTAACTTAAGAATATTTTCAACTGTTTACTATAGTTTACCACTTACTTGCGTATTTATAGTATCAATGGTCTTAACACTATTAACTACAACATATATTTTTGTATTAATATCAAGATTTTCTATGAGTTCAATGGATATTTTAAGAGCTAGTGTAATTTTAACTTTTACTAAACCAGTAGTTTCTATTGGAAATATAGTTATATTTTTATTTTCACTTATGCTATTTGAAATTAGTCCTGGAACAACAGTAATTTTTATGGCAAGCATAGTATCTTATTTAATAATGTTTTTAAATAAAAATCTTTTAGAAAGTTTAGAAACCAAGAGTTCACAAGCTTAA
- a CDS encoding sensor histidine kinase, producing MKFSKSNLYKRLFITYTIVILSVVSILCIYFLSKTSEEIKRNNLYLNDKILQDVNETLEYNSSTSRRIMNMLYEDDFRLNDVIKYLNSDLVDYIKGKLDYYSASDKLYYNGIESFVKSSFQLNNFLKSISFISYSRNEISVFNRKGEIKTYPFNSNELLDKKDIEYAIYNKNEISIINEIRDAASLKPEGMLMTTYDVGVISDVIKKYKDTNSEVLILNKEGMVLYDSENKYDYEYYPYFDKLKVGRHEILLEDSYYVDILPDNNGLMSVVRIKVSNATKVPLLFKVSAFLVSLFLFIIAECILYIKFKNLSSRMDSLVLAMEKVEKGDIDVHIPLSKDRDEITFIADNFNKMCEKLNDHIRKSYLAELRQREAEIVALQNQINPHFLYNTLESIRMKAICNGDKEVGKMLYSLAFLFRSQVKGNLIVSIDQEIKYCNKYLELFKFRYDEKFKFKIECEEDLYDKGIVKFTLQPLIENYFVHGIRLERDDNELKIYIYKHLEDIVVEVIDNGRGIPKEKLDDINRRIRECDHSGKSIGMLNVHERIKIKYGEPYGLTVTSEENKGTNMILKFPLREVE from the coding sequence ATGAAGTTTAGTAAGTCAAATCTTTATAAGAGACTGTTTATAACATATACAATAGTTATATTATCCGTAGTTAGTATTTTATGCATTTACTTTTTAAGTAAAACTTCTGAAGAGATTAAGAGAAATAATCTTTATTTAAATGATAAAATACTGCAAGATGTAAATGAAACCCTAGAGTATAATAGCAGCACATCGAGAAGAATAATGAATATGCTCTATGAAGATGACTTTAGGTTAAATGATGTTATAAAGTATTTAAATTCAGATTTAGTTGATTATATAAAAGGCAAATTAGATTACTATAGTGCAAGTGATAAACTTTATTATAATGGTATAGAAAGTTTTGTTAAGAGTTCATTTCAATTAAACAACTTTTTAAAAAGTATATCCTTTATAAGTTATTCTAGAAATGAAATATCAGTTTTTAATAGAAAGGGAGAAATAAAGACCTATCCTTTTAATTCAAATGAATTATTAGACAAAAAGGATATTGAATATGCAATCTACAATAAAAATGAGATTAGTATAATAAATGAAATAAGAGATGCAGCTTCTTTAAAGCCAGAAGGAATGCTTATGACTACTTACGATGTAGGGGTAATTAGTGATGTTATAAAAAAATATAAGGATACAAATTCAGAGGTTCTTATATTAAATAAAGAAGGAATGGTTTTATATGACTCAGAAAATAAATATGATTATGAGTATTATCCATACTTTGATAAGCTTAAAGTAGGGCGTCATGAGATTTTATTAGAAGATAGTTATTATGTAGATATATTACCAGATAACAATGGATTAATGTCTGTAGTGAGAATAAAAGTAAGCAATGCTACTAAAGTACCTCTTCTTTTTAAAGTTTCAGCATTCTTAGTTAGTTTATTCTTATTTATAATTGCAGAGTGTATTCTTTATATAAAATTTAAAAATTTAAGTAGTAGAATGGATTCTCTTGTTTTAGCCATGGAAAAGGTTGAAAAAGGAGATATAGATGTTCATATTCCTTTAAGTAAGGATAGAGATGAAATAACATTTATTGCAGATAATTTTAATAAAATGTGTGAAAAGTTAAATGATCATATAAGGAAGAGCTACTTAGCAGAATTACGCCAAAGAGAGGCTGAAATTGTAGCCCTTCAAAATCAAATTAATCCACATTTTCTTTATAATACACTAGAGTCAATAAGGATGAAGGCAATATGTAATGGAGATAAAGAAGTAGGGAAAATGCTTTATAGTTTAGCATTTTTATTTAGAAGCCAAGTAAAGGGAAATCTTATAGTTTCAATAGATCAGGAAATAAAATACTGTAATAAATATTTAGAGCTATTTAAGTTTAGATATGATGAGAAATTTAAGTTCAAAATAGAATGTGAAGAGGATTTATATGATAAGGGAATTGTTAAATTTACTCTTCAACCTTTAATTGAAAACTATTTTGTTCATGGTATAAGGTTAGAAAGAGATGATAATGAATTAAAGATATATATCTATAAACATTTAGAAGATATAGTTGTGGAAGTAATAGACAATGGTAGGGGAATTCCTAAGGAGAAATTAGATGATATAAATAGAAGAATTAGGGAAT